One stretch of Aedes aegypti strain LVP_AGWG unplaced genomic scaffold, AaegL5.0 Primary Assembly AGWG_AaegL5_hic_scaff_101_PBJ_arrow, whole genome shotgun sequence DNA includes these proteins:
- the LOC5566919 gene encoding uncharacterized protein LOC5566919, with amino-acid sequence MDGRRNLRWILVLILLCPPVIFVIVQMSGETTLIMLGYCIISLMSYLLVAFKMTVIRVTFDKSQTLIDYFNAHVFHRDDPVSYRLRRRTYFITWKIFFSVAGFNVFYVVAFMALTSPTSSYVGFGASEVSWYHMMLVQANALLSLLHHGVYATSILVVSFLMHWFQTELEILAKAFAKIFHDKPPIALRRSERRPQVFVKKEEILWTGIERRLVYCISRHGEVMELVGLLRNIVEPIFLGLGFYIVTTISTLIFVMLKDRVFNYLGLIHVVVTIIEFYYYAHLVDDLDEKNHLIANALYQQDWPGQMKYRSPIEKHYRSVKTMMLIVIMHSQRPFRFTCGGLYKMSVPVFTTMIETLYFAVTFMMRTIKIQR; translated from the exons ATGGACGGCCGCCGCAACCTGCGCTGGATCCTCGTCCTCATCCTCCTATGCCCTCCGGTGATCTTCGTCATCGTACAAATGTCCGGCGAAACCACACTGATCATGCTCGGGTACTGCATCATCTCGCTCATGTCCTACCTGCTGGTGGCGTTTAAGATGACCGTCATTCGAGTCACCTTCGACAAGTCGCAAACCCTCATCGATTACTTCAACGCCCATGTCTTCCACCGGGATGACCCCGTTTCGTATCGGCTCCGTCGCAGGACCTACTTCATCACGTGGAAGATTTTCTTCTCCGTCGCCGGCTTCAACGTGTTTTACGTGGTGGCCTTCATGGCTCTGACCAGCCCGACCAGTTCCTATGTGGGCTTTGGGGCGTCGGAGGTCAGCTGGTATCACATGATGCTGGTGCAGGCAAATGCACTTCTCTCGCTGTTGCATCACGGAGTTTACGCAACTTCGATCCTGGTGGTGTCGTTTTTGATGCATTGGTTCCAAACAGAGCTGGAAATTCTGGCGAAAGCGTTTGCAAAGATATTTCATGACAAGCCCCCGATTGCATTGAGGAGGAGCGAAAGACGTCCGCAGGTTTTTGTGAAAAAGGAGGAAATCTTGTGGACCGGAATCGAGCGGCGATTGGTTTACTGTATTAGCCGGCATGGGGAAGTTATGGA GTTAGTTGGCCTTTTGCGCAACATTGTCGAGCCCATTTTCTTGGGACTGGGATTCTACATTGTGACGACGATTTCGACTCTTATTTTCGTTATGCTGAAGGACCGCGTATTCAATTATTTGGGACTCATTCACGTGGTGGTTACCATCATCGAGTTTTACTATTACGCCCATCTAGTGGATGACTTGGATGAGAAG AATCACCTCATTGCCAACGCCCTCTACCAGCAGGACTGGCCCGGACAGATGAAGTACCGCAGTCCTATCGAGAAGCACTACCGAAGCGTGAAAACCATGATGCTGATCGTGATCATGCACTCGCAGCGCCCGTTCCGATTCACCTGCGGAGGACTGTACAAGATGTCGGTTCCCGTTTTTACCACCATGATCGAGACACTCTACTTTGCGGTCACTTTTATGATGAGAACGATTAAAATTCAGCGCTAA